In the Candidatus Latescibacter sp. genome, TTGGTTTTGTATTGAGAACTTATCCGTAACACCTGTTTTTCTGAATGCCCATAAGGCCGGTTCACCGGAATAGCCCTTGTCGGCGCACAGGTTTTGTTCTATGCCATCTGGACGCGTACGATTTCGTCCAGCACCAGATCAATCTGGCTCACATCATGCTTGTTTGCCCCGGTGACGACGATTGATAACGGCAATATGCTTTCGTGTCAGCGGGCCGCGCCGCATTTACTCATTTCGCGGCGATATCAAACGCGCCCATGCCCTTGCAAGGGCTGTCTTTGGACAGCTTGTACGCCTCAGCGCGAAAGAAATAAGGCTTGAAGACCGGATTGACTCCGCCGAGTTTCAACGGCTCGAACAGCCCGACGAATTTCGGATCAACGGAGATGTCCGTCGCGCCAACGCCTTCGACTTTGGGGAACCAGTTATTGCGATCAAAAACAGGCTTCTTCGCGGGGTCCGCGCGCCAGGTCCACACCTTGCCATCAGGGAAGCGGCGGGTCTTGTGTTCCTGCTCCTCTTTGTAGTTCGGCGCCGGCGAGAATTTCACCTGCGTCTTGTTTCCGCAAAAGATATTATTCCGCAGCACCGGCGCGTTCCCGGAGACGATCTCCAAAGCAAGGTTGCAGTCCACAAGCGTGTTGTTGTAAACCTCGCAGTCGGCCTCTATGTACATCGACGGCTGGACGTTTCCCTTCTCGCTGACGATAAGGTTGCCGTAAATTTTCGCTCCCGTGGAGATGGGATGGACGGCGATGCATCCTTCCCCGTCTCCTCCGTAAACGGAATCGACGAAGTTGTTTCGTACGACGGCGTCGGTGACGTTAGCCACGCAGACGGCTCGCTTGGCGTGGAAGTCCTTCGCCGGGCGGAAGACGTTGCCCTCGGCCACGATCCTCTCGGAACGCAGATATCCCTCTTCCGTGCTGTCGTCGTTCTGGCCGATGTAGATGGCCGAGTAGCGGAAGCCCTCGAACGTGTTGCCGGAGGCGACCGAATCCTTCATCAGCTTCTTGAACGACAGCGCCTGATGATGCACGCCGTAGAAATAGTTGTTCGTCGCCTTGAGATTGCAGGAGGCGTAGAGGCACAGCCCGTAGTCCTGCTTGTCGGAGAAATCCAGGAACGTATTCTCGGTAAGGACGATGCCCTGGCTGGCCTCCGGCTTCCTGAAATTGCCGTACACCAGAATTCCGGATGAGTTGTTCTCCCGGAAAATGCACTTCCTGACCGTTATATAGCTGGAGGCATACTTTATGGCAACGCCCATCATGTAGTTGCCGAACTCTATGCCTTCGATGACGACATGGTTCTTATCCTGCAGGAGGATGCCGGTGCCTTCGCCGGTTCCCTTCAGTATGACCTTTCCCGTTTCCTCGGCCTTGATGGTGATAGGCGCTTCCCTCGTTCCGCTATTGCTCACTACCGCCTGCTCGTCGCCATAGTCGCCGGACTTTATGATTAGCATATCGCCAGACTTAAGAATCGACACGCCCTTCTTGACCGTTCGAAAGGCGGTCTGGGCCGTCTTACCGTCCTTTGCATCGTCGCCCTGTAGCGATACGTAATAGGTCTCGGCGATTGCAGCCGAACAGAACAACACAGCCGCACCGATCAACACAGCCGCCCGCAACAATAAACTTCCGCCGTTCGTCTTCATCTTGCACTTAATCCTTTCATTTTGCATGTGACCTGCCGCCACCGGGCTTGCGCCGGTAGGTCTTCTCCGGATCGCGTTCTGGTGCAGGCATCAATGGTTCAACCTTATTATTTACGGGTAAGTTCTTAATCTTTTTATCATCTTTTATCAAATACATCATACGAATCAGTCAGACAATCTTATTCTTTGGACTTTTTTTATCATCTCCTCCTGTATTTCCCCGTGAGCTGCCCCTGCGAAAGCACATGACCTTTCAGCGCATACAGTAATGGTTTATCGCACCGGTTCTTTGCTGAATATGATCTTGCCGAAATCTTTACCCCCGCGTGAATGCAAATCCGGCTTGGGAGTCTGCGCCGGGCTCCACTGGCTGTATTGCGGGTTGGTCTTTCCGCCGCAGCGGTTCAGCGCCACACGCCACATGTCGCCGTCCTTCGGTGCGGAACCGTCGTAGGCCTCCGTGTAATCGGAGAAGCGGACAGCAATCTCGATGATCCAGCCGGTATCGGTGTCGTCATCTTTATTCACCGTGCCCTGGATGCTCTGCGCGATATGGGGTACCAGAATACGGCTGTCACGGAGATAGATGCTCCGTTTGAAATTATTGTAGACGCTGAGAAGGTTCCCGATGCAATTGATCTCGAACATGTTGTACATGAAACCGACCTTGGGATTGGGATTCCAGAAAAGCTCGACGCAGTCATCCTTGTAGGTAGTGGAGTTCGTATCGTAGATTTCGGCCCAGATATGCTGGTCGCTGCACTTCCACGCCACATAGAGGAACGTGTCGTTCCAGAGCATTTTCACCTCAGTCTGCTCCTTGTCGCCCGCAGTCCACCAGGGGAATTTGAAATCGCCGACCGATTTTGCGGCCTGCCAGTCAGCCTTGTCAAGGATGCCGTCGACCACGATTTTCTCCGTCGTTCGTTTCACGACATATTCGGGATATACCGGTTCCTGCGCCTCAGCGGCCAGGGAAAAACTGATAATAAACAGGGAAAAGATGCCAAGCGCTGTTTTCATGGTGAGTTTCTCCTTTGAGAAATATTCTTCGGTGATTTACAATTTGATCGCATTATCATAAATAGATACCGAAACAAGTTTAAAACATGCGCATGATACATGCACTTCGACAAGCTCAGTGCTCGGTCATCGGGCTCTGAGCCTGTCGAAGAATCCGATGCATCCTGAACTCGTTTCAGGATCTAAAAACTCGATTGAAAAAGAAACGCATCCGCATGGAATTTGCAAATACTATTTTCCAAAGTTTTACTTGCTTTTGCCGCCTTCGAAATAAATCTTATATGAATCGATGCTTACGTTCAGCATGACCGAATGTCCTTTCTCACACATTCTCTTTTTTCCCTGAGGTTTGGCGGCATGAACTATCGATACGTTTCAATACTGGCAAAAGTTCTGGGGTGTTTCTGGCTCATGATCTCGACATTTACTCCGGTTCTTGCACAGAAATCAGAGCCTCAATCCTTTCTTCAGGCAAACTCGAAGGATATGCTCTGGTGGAAGAATGCCCGGTTCGGCCTGTTCATTCACTGGGGGCCGGTGAGCCTTAAAGGCACAGAGATCGGCTGGTCGAGGGGCGGGGAACGGCGCGGTCAGGGCGGCACCGGCGAAATCCCTGTAGAGGTGTACGACAACCTCTACAAGGAGTTCAACCCGGTCAAATTCAACGCCGACGAGTGGGTGAAAATAGCCAAAGAGGCCGGCATGAAATACCTGGTGTTCACCAGAAAACACCATGACGGCTTCTCCATGTTCGACAGCGGGCTTACCGACTACAAGATCACCAATTCCCCGTTCAAGCGGGATGTGGTCAAAGAGCTGGCCGACGCCTGCCATCGCGCAGGGATACGCCTTGGATTCTACTATTCCCCCGTTGACTGGCACCACCCGGACTACCGTACCAAAAACCACGCCCGCTACATCCAGTACCTGCACGGCCAGATACGGGAGCTGTGCTCACGCTACGGCCAGGTGGATATCCTGTGGTTCGATGGCCTCCAGGTTCATCCCATGTCCGGCAGCGGCGGAGAAACCACCTACGACCCCGCCTGGGCGAAGGACTGGGATTCTGGGAATCTCTTCCGCGAGATTCGCACCTTGCAGCCGCATATCATCATCAACAACCGCTGCGGGCTGAAAGGGGATTTCGACACCCCCGAGCAGCATGTCGGATTCTACCAGCCCGGCCGTCCCTGGGAATCCTGCATCACCATCTGCCAGCAGTGGGCGTGGAAACCCAACGATACCATGAAATCGCTCAAGGAATGCATCCATACCCTGGTCATGTGCGCTGGCGGCGATGGCAACCTGCTTCTCAATGTGGGGCCGATGCCCACCGGGGAGATCGAGCCTCGTCAGGTCGCCCGCCTGAAGGAAATGGGCGCCTGGCTGAAACAGTACGGACGCGCTGTTTATGGCACACGCGGCGGGCCGTTCCCGCCGGGTGAATGGGGCGCTTCCACGTGCAGGGGCGCCACCGCCTATGTCCACATCCTGAACTGGAAAGGCGACACCGTTCTCCTGCCGCCAGATCCCCGCAAGCTGGTATCCCACACCGTGCTGACCGGGGGCAAGGCCGCAGTAAAACAGACCCCTAAGGGAATAGAAATTTCAGTGCCGGCGGGAGAGCGGAATGAGATCGATACGATTGTGGAGCTGAGGTTCAACAGGAGGTTGTGAAGGCAACCCCCTTAAATACCCCGAAAAGGAACTGATACACAATCGCACTATG is a window encoding:
- a CDS encoding right-handed parallel beta-helix repeat-containing protein, encoding MKTNGGSLLLRAAVLIGAAVLFCSAAIAETYYVSLQGDDAKDGKTAQTAFRTVKKGVSILKSGDMLIIKSGDYGDEQAVVSNSGTREAPITIKAEETGKVILKGTGEGTGILLQDKNHVVIEGIEFGNYMMGVAIKYASSYITVRKCIFRENNSSGILVYGNFRKPEASQGIVLTENTFLDFSDKQDYGLCLYASCNLKATNNYFYGVHHQALSFKKLMKDSVASGNTFEGFRYSAIYIGQNDDSTEEGYLRSERIVAEGNVFRPAKDFHAKRAVCVANVTDAVVRNNFVDSVYGGDGEGCIAVHPISTGAKIYGNLIVSEKGNVQPSMYIEADCEVYNNTLVDCNLALEIVSGNAPVLRNNIFCGNKTQVKFSPAPNYKEEQEHKTRRFPDGKVWTWRADPAKKPVFDRNNWFPKVEGVGATDISVDPKFVGLFEPLKLGGVNPVFKPYFFRAEAYKLSKDSPCKGMGAFDIAAK
- a CDS encoding carbohydrate-binding family 9-like protein, with the protein product MKTALGIFSLFIISFSLAAEAQEPVYPEYVVKRTTEKIVVDGILDKADWQAAKSVGDFKFPWWTAGDKEQTEVKMLWNDTFLYVAWKCSDQHIWAEIYDTNSTTYKDDCVELFWNPNPKVGFMYNMFEINCIGNLLSVYNNFKRSIYLRDSRILVPHIAQSIQGTVNKDDDTDTGWIIEIAVRFSDYTEAYDGSAPKDGDMWRVALNRCGGKTNPQYSQWSPAQTPKPDLHSRGGKDFGKIIFSKEPVR
- a CDS encoding alpha-L-fucosidase, producing MNYRYVSILAKVLGCFWLMISTFTPVLAQKSEPQSFLQANSKDMLWWKNARFGLFIHWGPVSLKGTEIGWSRGGERRGQGGTGEIPVEVYDNLYKEFNPVKFNADEWVKIAKEAGMKYLVFTRKHHDGFSMFDSGLTDYKITNSPFKRDVVKELADACHRAGIRLGFYYSPVDWHHPDYRTKNHARYIQYLHGQIRELCSRYGQVDILWFDGLQVHPMSGSGGETTYDPAWAKDWDSGNLFREIRTLQPHIIINNRCGLKGDFDTPEQHVGFYQPGRPWESCITICQQWAWKPNDTMKSLKECIHTLVMCAGGDGNLLLNVGPMPTGEIEPRQVARLKEMGAWLKQYGRAVYGTRGGPFPPGEWGASTCRGATAYVHILNWKGDTVLLPPDPRKLVSHTVLTGGKAAVKQTPKGIEISVPAGERNEIDTIVELRFNRRL